One window from the genome of Tachysurus vachellii isolate PV-2020 chromosome 5, HZAU_Pvac_v1, whole genome shotgun sequence encodes:
- the LOC132845590 gene encoding microtubule-associated protein 4 isoform X5 encodes MSSLSNQQPASPFSEYSELCKGSSISTPPATQGWDWQHGDIGAPRSFAGTPRALGLTDEDKLCFFDPPAAMGKESELQVPGRSAIPGSMSLSSVGESIESSLSSSPSPASPGKFSVSLESAGNSVMPSQNTVLSPFESLKPASVAEWNPSPHCLSPETNPMLGSPQAPPNYCVIGVVNDNYLEGGDEGVGGRPATEGSSNESEEEGEVLEPCFMGRAEQQRKAMRRAMSECSHLSVPASIQLPDKYPGGGMLDELTSSVGGHRRPHAGGMKRSLTVADDQPPTPPPTLCATGARNGTGTTLHLTPFPSFKSNRSFPLSPMENVPEGSIVDKDQGVLLPVPVTSRALNGSTAGTEGSISLFPVLEVNTQKIQPDVEKKESLEKSDMFSKVDKMDKVEKTDKPDQVITVEETDIKDKKESKDSSDKQDAFNKVAKVEETDIKDKKENKDSEKQDASYKVEKVKETSVDKSDKPNKTEQPDKSEKGQLPEKTGASKKAEHLEQVEKIPDRKASEGKMDLSPEKDKEVKVEKVKNVEQVEWKTETIKVDDKTVEDKIEKGKLDHKLDEQSENDNAEKDKESHGKNEKDKAEKPEIAHKQEKDKAKNEVVGSGTKEGVAPKTDAVEETKAATVVKKEPSPKVEKEEKTEKAKKAAPKPVATNGTRTAPGKDIPSPEKKTKPATTTTKPSMAKPRPSTVSNAVTAPKRSTPAPTSTTTTSATLSKKAPMPKAPTPMAGTKRPASAASRLSTTPTVPSEFKPKTATEASVPKSYTAPSRSTAPKNSTASTAMSRTTTSSAATARRSLATKTENKTGEEKKPSTLKTTDSSKPKSATARPPTVTSSSTTRTRTTKPTTTTNNTTSTVPERKPPVPRALRASSTTTTTSTITRTSSRPATAPAPDVKNIRSKIGSADNMKHQAGGGKVTVSQSKSDALAQGSLSKENSQGKVQIVSKKVDYSHVTSRLGSKDNIKHVPGGGNIQILNKKVDLSKVTSKCGSRVNIKHKPGGGDIKIESHKVNFKDKAQSKVGSMDNVSHTPGGGNIKAEGQQETVEGSGATASGSAGPAQENGLKEGTACGGEALRDPQGLDSLIPETSI; translated from the exons ATGTCCTCTCTCTCCAACCAACAGCCAGCATCTCCGTTCTCGGAGTATAGTGAGCTATGCAAAGGTTCTTCTATTTCCACCCCCCCTGCCACACAGGGATGGGATTGGCAGCATGGTGACATTGGGGCTCCTAGGAGCTTTGCTGGTACCCCACGAGCCCTGGGACTGACTGATGAAGATAAGCTGTGTTTCTTTGATCCTCCAGCAGCAATGGGAAAGGAGTCAGAACTGCAGGTGCCTGGAAGAAGTGCAATTCCTGGTAGCATGTCATTAAGCAGCGTAGGGGAGAGTATAGAGAGTTCTCTGTCTTCATCTCCCTCACCTGCATCTCCTGGGAAATTCTCAGTGTCTTTAGAATCTGCAGGAAACAGTGTGATGCCCTCACAGAACACTGTCCTTTCCCCTTTTGAGTCTCTGAAGCCAGCCAGTGTAGCAGAATGGAATCCATCACCTCATTGCCTCAGTCCAGAGACGAACCCCATGTTGGGCTCTCCTCAAGCACCCCCTAACTATTGTGTAATAGGAGTTGTTAACGATAATTACCTTGAGGGTGGAGATGAAGGTGTTGGTGGAAGACCAGCGACTGAGGGATCATCAAATGAGAGTGAGGAGGAGGGCGAAGTTCTTGAGCCTTGTTTCATGGGTCGAGCTGAGCAACAGAGGAAGGCTATGAGGAGAGCCATGTCAGAGTGTTCCCATTTGTCTGTGCCAGCTAGCATTCAGCTACCAGACAAGTACCCTGGCGGAGGAATGCTGGATGAGCTGACCTCGTCAGTAGGAGGACACCGTCGGCCTCATGCAGGGGGCATGAAACGCTCACTCACCGTGGCAGACGATCAGCCCCCAACACCTCCACCAACCCTCTGTGCTACTGGAGCTCGTAACGGAACTGGGACAACACTTCATCTTACCCCATTTCCATCATTCAAGAGTAACAGAAGCTTTCCACTCTCACCCATGGAGAATGTTCCGGAGGGTTCAATTGTAGACAAGGACCAGGGTGTACTGTTGCCAGTGCCTGTCACAAGTCGAGCTCTTAATGGCAGCACTGCCGGTACTGAGGGCAGCATCAGTCTGTTTCCTGTACTTGAGG tcaACACGCAGAAAATCCAGCcagatgtggaaaaaaaagagagtctGGAGAAGTCTGATATGTTCAGCAAAGTGGACAAGATGGACAAGGTTGAGAAGACCGACAAGCCTGACCAGGTGATCACAGTCGAAGAAACCGATATAAAGGACAAGAAGGAAAGCAAAGATAGCAGTGACAAGCAAGATGCATTTAATAAGGTGGCCAAAGTCGAAGAGACTGatataaaagacaaaaaggaaaacaaggATAGTGAAAAGCAAGATGCATCTTACAAGGTGGAAAAAGTCAAAGAGACATCTGTAGACAAGTCagataaaccaaacaaaactgAGCAGCCTGACAAGTCAGAAAAGGGGCAGCTACCTGAAAAAACGGGTGCAAGTAAAAAGGCTGAACATTTAGAGCAAGTCGAAAAAATTCCTGATAGAAAGGCTAGTGAAGGTAAGATGGATCTGTCTCCAGAGAAAGACAAGGAGGTGAAAGTGGAAAAGGTGAAAAATGTAGAACAGGTAGAGTGGAAAACAGAAACGATCAAAGTTGATGACAAAACAGTAGAAGACAAAATTGAGAAAGGAAAACTTGATCATAAGTTAGATGAGCAATCAGAGAATGATAATGCTGAAAAGGACAAGGAGTCTCATGGGAAAAATGAAAAGGACAAAGCTGAGAAACCTGAGATTGCTCACAAGCAAGAAAAAGACAAAGCTAAAAATGAAGTTGTTGGGTCAGGCACCAAGGAAGGAGTAGCCCCAAAAACAGATGCAGTGGAAGAGACAAAAGCTGCAACAGTGGTGAAAAAAGAGCCATCTCCCAAAgtggagaaagaagagaaaactgAAAAGGCTAAAAAAGCAGCACCTAAGCCTGTGGCAACTAATGGTACCAGAACTGCACCAGGAAAAGACATACCTAGTCCCGAGAAGAAAACCAAG CCTGCTACCACAACAACCAAACCTAGCATGGCCAAACCCCGGCCAAGCACGGTGTCCAATGCTGTGACTGCTCCTAAGCGCTCAACCCCAGCCCCTACCTCCACAACTACCACCTCAGCCACCCTCAGCAAAAAAGCACCGATGCCCAAGGCACCCACACCCATGGCTGGCACCAAGCGCCCTGCTTCGGCTGCCAGTCGTCTTTCCACCACACCCACAGTGCCCAGTGAGTTCAAGCCTAAG ACAGCCACAGAGGCATCAGTGCCAAAGTCCTATACTGCTCCATCCCGCTCCACAGCCCCCAAGAACAGTACAGCTTCCACAGCAATGAGCAGAACCACCACATCCAGTGCTGCCACAGCACGGCGCTCTCTGG CTACAAAGACTGAGAACAAAACAGGGGAGGAGAAGAAGCCAAGCACTCTGAAGACCACAG ATTCCAGCAAACCCAAATCCGCGACTGCCAGACCGCCCACCGTTACCAGTAGTTCCACAACCCGCACCCGTACCACTAAACCTACCACAACCACTAACAACACAACCAGCACAGTGCCAGAAAGAAAGCCTCCTGTACCCCGTGCCCTTCGAGCCAGCTCCACTACCACTACAACTAGTACCATAACCAGAACCAGTAGCCGCCCAGCAACAGCTCCAGCCCCTGATGTTAAAAATATCCGCTCCAAGATTGGCTCCGCGGACAACATGAAACACCAGGCTGGAGGAGGCAAG GTCACAGTTTCTCAAAGCAAGTCGGATGCTCTGGCTCAGGGCTCCCTCTCCAAAGAGAACAGCCAGGGCAAA GTTCAGATAGTCTCCAAAAAGGTGGACTACAGCCATGTAACATCTCGCTTGGGTTCCAAGGACAATATCAAGCATGTCCCTGGTGGTGGGAAT ATCCAGATTCTCAATAAGAAGGTGGATTTGAGTAAAGTGACTTCAAAGTGTGGTTCAAGGGTCAACATCAAGCATAAGCCAG GAGGTGGAGATATAAAGATTGAGTCTCATAAAGTGAACTTCAAAGACAAAGCACAGTCTAAGGTGGGCTCCATGGACAATGTCAGCCATACACCAGGAGGGGGGAATATTAAG GCTGAGGGGCAACAGGAGACAGTTGAGGGCAGTGGGGCTACCGCTAGTGGCTCAGCCGGCCCAGCCCAGGAGAATGGGCTAAAGGAGGGCACTGCATGTGGGGGCGAGGCACTCCGGGACCCCCAGGGCCTGGATTCTCTCATCCCTGAAACAA GCATCTAA